One Amorphoplanes digitatis genomic window carries:
- a CDS encoding N5-glutamine methyltransferase family protein, giving the protein MTIGQLIDTAVGPIALGMSPTPHRDAEELYALAAGIAITEIDRDAEPDDKTAEEFQRLTDSRISGVPMAYLTGVAPFAGLELRVGAGVFVPRRDFSDPVEPALEHVRATTAPLIVDLCAGAGAVALAVAHRRPDAEVHAVEIDEQAYGFAELNAADRVAAGDTAIHLHRGDVTAPDVLAELNGRVDVVVTNPPFVPEHAQLPPEFAVHQPRIAIYAGPDGLDVIRGAVDTAARLLRPGGALVLEHGHLHGETMPALFAADTRFTGVTLHPDRFGYPLYLLALRAG; this is encoded by the coding sequence ATGACGATCGGACAACTCATCGACACCGCGGTCGGCCCGATAGCGCTGGGGATGAGCCCCACCCCGCACCGGGACGCCGAGGAGCTGTACGCCCTGGCCGCCGGGATCGCCATCACGGAGATCGACCGCGACGCCGAACCCGACGACAAGACCGCCGAGGAGTTCCAGCGCCTGACCGACAGCCGGATCTCCGGCGTGCCGATGGCCTACCTGACCGGGGTGGCCCCATTCGCCGGGCTGGAGCTGCGGGTCGGCGCGGGCGTGTTCGTCCCGCGGCGCGACTTCAGCGACCCGGTCGAGCCGGCGCTCGAGCACGTACGGGCGACCACCGCCCCGCTGATCGTCGACCTGTGCGCCGGCGCCGGCGCGGTCGCCCTCGCGGTCGCCCACCGCCGCCCCGACGCCGAGGTGCACGCGGTGGAGATCGACGAGCAGGCGTACGGGTTCGCCGAGCTGAACGCCGCCGACCGGGTCGCGGCGGGAGACACCGCGATCCACCTGCACCGCGGCGACGTCACCGCACCGGACGTGCTCGCCGAGCTGAACGGCAGGGTGGACGTCGTGGTGACGAACCCGCCGTTCGTGCCCGAGCATGCCCAGCTGCCGCCGGAGTTCGCGGTGCACCAGCCGCGCATCGCGATCTACGCCGGACCGGACGGCCTGGACGTCATCCGTGGCGCGGTGGACACCGCGGCCCGGCTGCTTCGGCCCGGCGGCGCGCTGGTCCTGGAGCACGGACACCTGCACGGCGAGACGATGCCGGCGCTGTTCGCCGCCGACACCCGGTTCACCGGGGTGACGCTGCACCCCGACCGGTTCGGCTACCCGCTCTACCTGCTCGCGCTGCGCGCCGGCTGA
- a CDS encoding GGDEF domain-containing protein, with protein MERMDPGRAPLPVPLSSDGPFTAFAFRVHKMIVKGEFRRAIEAADHYEALIRLTGDEITLGYLQQCRMFALMWMGRDREAVTVGQELLRLRERLGNRVAEAKTRADLVEMQFRLGRLDEGLEGLARASATLTPIDSNDLRYLAAVNSLANAAHGVELYELGEQACRRVMHRVGTRMNFACPIHETYVMLLLEWGLRLEQIGRPDEARARLRRCRAIAIEIITDLERRESTPTLVMKGAYALTLAKLGEFTAALALAQEIIGPLREEQQYMDARLAHLAAGLAIHAAGDVEGAHRELLAAQQLCEYGSTRMERVQVQYELARLAAAQVAPAHARDLINAVREQARCLWELRLERVAMLRQATERIDFEKERRRTDAELLRDELTDVGNRRLFERLMATFRESCDEPRYLLLIDVDEFKPINDTYSHAVGDQVLVEIATALRTGCRGDRDVVTRFGGDEFAVFLYADRASALDIGERIRQAVSNRDWDALAPGLKVTISMGMAAVGGGVPADGLFAAADENLYRAKRQGRDQVVS; from the coding sequence ATGGAACGGATGGATCCGGGTCGCGCGCCCCTCCCCGTGCCCCTCTCCAGTGACGGTCCGTTCACGGCGTTCGCCTTCCGGGTACACAAGATGATCGTCAAGGGTGAGTTCCGCCGCGCGATCGAGGCCGCCGACCACTACGAGGCCTTGATCCGGCTGACCGGCGACGAGATCACGCTCGGTTACCTGCAGCAGTGCCGGATGTTCGCTCTCATGTGGATGGGCCGTGACCGCGAAGCGGTGACGGTGGGTCAGGAGCTCCTGCGCCTGCGCGAGCGGCTCGGCAACCGGGTGGCCGAGGCGAAGACCCGTGCGGATCTCGTCGAGATGCAGTTCCGGCTCGGGCGGCTCGACGAGGGGCTTGAGGGTCTGGCGCGGGCAAGCGCGACGCTGACGCCCATCGACAGCAACGACCTGCGGTACCTCGCGGCGGTGAACTCGCTCGCCAACGCCGCACACGGGGTCGAGCTGTACGAGCTGGGCGAGCAGGCGTGCCGACGGGTCATGCACCGCGTCGGCACCAGGATGAACTTCGCCTGTCCGATCCACGAGACGTACGTCATGCTTCTGCTGGAGTGGGGCCTGCGGCTGGAGCAGATCGGCCGGCCGGACGAGGCCCGGGCGCGCCTGCGCCGGTGCCGGGCGATCGCCATCGAGATCATCACCGACCTGGAGCGCCGGGAATCCACACCCACCCTCGTGATGAAGGGCGCGTACGCGTTGACGCTTGCCAAACTCGGCGAGTTCACCGCCGCGCTCGCCCTGGCGCAAGAGATCATCGGGCCGCTGCGGGAGGAACAGCAGTACATGGACGCCCGGCTTGCGCATCTCGCCGCCGGACTGGCGATCCACGCGGCGGGCGATGTCGAGGGCGCCCATCGGGAGCTGCTGGCGGCCCAGCAGCTCTGCGAATACGGCAGCACCCGGATGGAGCGGGTGCAGGTGCAGTACGAGCTGGCCCGGTTGGCCGCAGCTCAGGTGGCCCCGGCGCATGCCCGCGACCTCATAAACGCCGTGCGCGAGCAGGCGAGATGCCTGTGGGAGCTGCGCCTGGAGCGGGTGGCGATGCTCCGCCAGGCGACCGAGCGCATCGACTTCGAGAAGGAGCGTCGCCGCACCGACGCGGAGCTGCTCCGCGACGAGTTGACGGATGTCGGCAATCGCCGCCTGTTCGAGCGCCTGATGGCCACCTTCCGCGAGTCCTGTGACGAGCCGCGGTACCTGCTGCTGATCGACGTCGACGAGTTCAAACCCATCAACGACACGTACTCGCACGCCGTCGGCGACCAGGTGCTGGTCGAGATCGCGACCGCGTTGCGTACCGGCTGCCGAGGGGACCGCGATGTCGTCACCCGCTTCGGCGGCGACGAATTCGCGGTGTTCCTGTACGCCGACCGGGCCAGCGCGCTAGATATCGGCGAACGGATCCGCCAGGCGGTGTCCAACCGCGACTGGGACGCGCTCGCACCGGGCCTGAAGGTCACGATCAGCATGGGCATGGCCGCGGTCGGCGGCGGCGTGCCGGCCGACGGATTGTTCGCCGCGGCCGACGAGAACCTGTACCGGGCCAAGCGGCAGGGCCGCGACCAGGTGGTGTCCTGA
- a CDS encoding type I polyketide synthase, giving the protein MAITAADYQLDPPADLVHHLGGYTLPSVFAAAVAADPDAVAIVDGDRSYTWRRWRTEVDAVARGLQEAGVRPGDVVAVQLPNGFEFQTVHLAVAEIGAVMMPIHAGSGARDVLALLRRVDPVAFVLAATGSTNELRSAVPSLRVVLTLEALLATAAHWRGHRPAPVEVPPDAPLVLMPSSGTTSQRPKICVHHHDGLLSNISHVTAEAAESFAPGIVTACPLSHLFGLQSMHNALFARSRQTILDAWDPDRFLALCRQARPGVVFLVPTQIYDVVARLAELGEPAGFAPRELRTAGSALPPAAVADARAALGAPVVVVWGMSELGTGTRTLAGDDPMVAARTIGRPGTGSELRIRDSGGNSAGVGVAGELQYRGPNLFRGYYGDPELTAAAITDDGWLRTGDTAAVDVDGRIVFHGRAAEIINVGGRKVSAVEVQSLLADLPGIGPQAVVGQADPRLGEFPVLVVTEAARGRIDLAEVTGFLRGLGLADYKIPLDLVFLPDLPRTPAGKLHRRALEDLLRERPHRPAAYAGSLQEALDLVRACVAQVGEGADIGPQDSFRSRGLDSIRTIRLRNAIAEAIGMSLPATLAFDHPTPLAVARHLVGQDDDDPVPARVAGTEEPIAIVGMACRLPGGVTSPDELWELVAGGVDAITGFPRDRGWDLDTLFDDDPDHPGTTYAREGGFLHDAAGFDAGFFGFSAREALATDPQHRMMLEAAWEAFERAGIDPDSVRGSRTGVFLGAMYHDYATGAAGDLEGLLAVGRAASAMSGRIAYQFGLHGPAVTVDTACSSSLVALHLAAQSLRSGESSMALAGGAAVMATPESFVEFSRLRGLAPDGRCKSFGDGADGAAWSEGAGLVLLERLGDARRNGHPVLAVIRGSAVNSDGASNGMTAPNGPAQQRVIRQALANAGVSPADVDLVEAHGTGTSLGDPIEAQAILATYGEGRLADRPLWLGSVKSNIGHTQAAAGVAGVIKAVLAMRHGVLPRTLHADQPSGQVDWSRGSVRLLTETRPWPAADRRRAAVSSFGISGTNAHVVLEDVPEPDAGPAGTGGAPWLLTARDEPALRAQARRLADHLSAAPTAPADVAYSLLTGRAVHDHQAVATGTDQLEALAAGGGPQITCRTAEHGGLAFVFSGQGSQRAGMGRALSERYPVFAAAFDEARTLLGDFDPDRLDRTGNAQRAIFAFEVAQYRLLESWGVTPDAVAGHSIGGIAAAHVAGVLSLADACTLVSARSRLMQDLPAGGAMVAVQASPDGLEPPEGVSIAAINAPDAIVLSGPEEAVLAYAARFARTRRLAVSHAFHSALMEPMLDEFAEVLRGLTFHPPSITWICDTTGASVAEIGPDHWVRHVRETVRFADAVATLREARITTYVEIGPDAVLTPAITGATVVPAGRRDRDEAAALLEAVARLHGAGVAVDWAVVLPGARRTPLPTYAFQHRPYWVSVTPCAPPRTPEIGDAAGPAPAGLGAFERDEVILGVVVAELAAVLGGAPSRPIDPARPLTELGITSVNAIELRNRLMARTGVTMPATLVFDHPTPHAIVRLIRTSLAPAADTPDELITRLERLLADGTTLDAAAAARLRALAGARLDLDAAGDDELFRLLDNA; this is encoded by the coding sequence AGGCGCTGCTGGCCACCGCGGCGCACTGGCGCGGGCACCGGCCGGCCCCGGTCGAGGTGCCGCCGGACGCTCCCCTGGTGCTGATGCCGTCCTCCGGCACCACGTCGCAGCGGCCGAAGATCTGCGTGCACCACCACGACGGCCTGCTTTCCAACATCTCCCACGTCACCGCCGAGGCCGCCGAGTCGTTCGCGCCCGGCATCGTCACCGCCTGCCCGCTGAGCCACCTCTTCGGCCTGCAGTCGATGCACAACGCGCTGTTCGCGCGCAGCCGGCAGACCATCCTGGACGCCTGGGACCCGGACCGGTTCCTCGCCCTGTGCCGGCAGGCGCGGCCGGGCGTGGTGTTCCTGGTACCCACCCAGATCTACGACGTCGTCGCCCGGCTCGCCGAGCTCGGCGAGCCGGCCGGGTTCGCACCGCGGGAGCTGCGCACCGCGGGCAGCGCGCTGCCGCCCGCGGCGGTGGCCGACGCCCGTGCGGCGCTGGGCGCGCCGGTGGTGGTCGTGTGGGGGATGTCGGAGCTCGGCACCGGCACCCGTACCCTGGCCGGCGACGACCCGATGGTCGCGGCCCGGACGATCGGCCGGCCCGGTACCGGCTCCGAGCTGCGCATCCGCGACTCGGGCGGCAATTCGGCCGGGGTCGGCGTCGCGGGTGAGTTGCAGTACCGGGGGCCGAACCTGTTCCGCGGGTACTACGGCGATCCCGAGCTCACCGCCGCCGCGATCACCGACGACGGCTGGCTGCGCACCGGCGACACGGCCGCGGTCGACGTCGACGGCCGGATCGTCTTCCACGGCCGGGCCGCCGAGATCATCAACGTGGGCGGCCGCAAGGTCAGCGCGGTCGAGGTGCAGAGCCTGCTCGCCGACCTGCCGGGCATCGGCCCGCAGGCGGTGGTCGGACAGGCCGACCCGCGGCTCGGCGAGTTCCCCGTCCTGGTGGTCACCGAGGCGGCCCGCGGCCGGATCGACCTCGCCGAGGTCACCGGCTTTCTGCGCGGGCTCGGCCTGGCCGACTACAAGATCCCGCTGGATCTGGTCTTCCTGCCGGACCTGCCGCGCACCCCGGCCGGCAAGCTGCACCGTCGCGCGCTGGAGGACCTGCTGCGGGAACGCCCGCACCGGCCGGCCGCGTACGCCGGCAGCCTGCAGGAGGCGCTCGACCTGGTCCGCGCCTGTGTCGCCCAGGTCGGCGAGGGCGCCGACATCGGCCCGCAGGACAGCTTCCGCAGCCGCGGCCTCGACTCGATCCGGACCATCCGGCTGCGCAACGCCATCGCCGAGGCGATCGGGATGAGCCTGCCCGCCACGCTCGCCTTCGACCACCCGACCCCACTCGCCGTCGCACGGCACCTGGTCGGGCAGGACGACGACGACCCGGTGCCGGCGCGGGTCGCCGGCACCGAGGAACCGATCGCGATCGTCGGCATGGCCTGCCGGCTGCCCGGCGGCGTGACCTCCCCGGACGAGCTCTGGGAGCTGGTCGCCGGCGGCGTGGACGCGATCACCGGTTTCCCGCGGGACCGCGGCTGGGACCTCGACACGCTGTTCGACGACGACCCGGACCACCCCGGCACCACGTACGCCCGGGAGGGCGGCTTCCTGCACGACGCAGCCGGCTTCGACGCCGGGTTCTTCGGCTTCTCCGCGCGCGAGGCCCTGGCGACCGACCCGCAGCACCGGATGATGCTGGAGGCCGCCTGGGAGGCGTTCGAGCGCGCCGGCATCGACCCGGATTCGGTACGCGGCTCGCGCACCGGCGTGTTCCTCGGCGCGATGTACCACGACTACGCCACCGGCGCGGCGGGCGACCTCGAGGGGCTGCTCGCCGTCGGGCGCGCCGCCAGCGCCATGTCCGGCCGGATCGCGTACCAGTTCGGCCTGCACGGCCCGGCCGTCACGGTGGACACCGCCTGCTCCTCGTCGCTTGTCGCGTTGCACCTGGCCGCGCAGTCGCTGCGCTCCGGCGAGTCCTCGATGGCGCTGGCCGGCGGCGCGGCGGTGATGGCCACCCCGGAATCGTTCGTCGAGTTCTCCCGGCTGCGCGGCCTCGCACCGGACGGGCGGTGCAAGTCGTTCGGCGACGGCGCCGACGGCGCGGCCTGGTCCGAGGGCGCCGGCCTGGTGCTGCTGGAACGCCTCGGCGACGCCCGCCGCAACGGCCACCCGGTGCTCGCCGTGATCCGCGGCTCCGCGGTGAACTCCGACGGCGCGTCCAACGGCATGACCGCGCCGAACGGCCCAGCGCAGCAGCGTGTCATCCGTCAGGCACTGGCCAACGCCGGCGTCTCGCCCGCCGACGTCGACCTGGTCGAGGCGCACGGCACCGGCACCTCGCTGGGCGACCCGATCGAGGCGCAGGCCATCCTGGCCACGTACGGGGAGGGCCGTCTCGCCGACCGCCCGCTGTGGCTCGGCTCGGTGAAGTCCAACATCGGCCACACCCAGGCCGCTGCCGGGGTCGCCGGGGTGATCAAGGCGGTGCTGGCGATGCGGCACGGCGTGCTGCCCCGCACCCTGCACGCGGACCAGCCGTCCGGCCAGGTGGACTGGTCCCGCGGATCGGTGCGGCTGCTCACCGAGACCCGGCCGTGGCCGGCCGCGGACCGCCGCCGGGCGGCCGTGTCGTCGTTCGGGATCAGCGGCACCAACGCGCACGTGGTGCTGGAGGACGTGCCCGAGCCGGACGCCGGGCCGGCCGGCACCGGCGGCGCACCGTGGCTGCTGACCGCGCGCGACGAACCCGCGCTGCGAGCGCAGGCGCGCCGGCTCGCGGACCACCTCTCGGCCGCGCCCACGGCACCGGCGGACGTGGCGTACTCGCTGCTCACCGGCCGGGCAGTGCACGACCACCAGGCCGTGGCGACCGGCACCGACCAGCTGGAGGCGCTCGCCGCGGGCGGCGGCCCGCAGATCACCTGCCGGACGGCCGAGCACGGCGGGCTCGCCTTCGTCTTCTCCGGGCAGGGCAGTCAGCGCGCCGGCATGGGACGCGCGCTGTCCGAGCGCTACCCGGTCTTCGCGGCCGCTTTCGACGAGGCCCGCACGCTGCTCGGCGACTTCGACCCGGACCGCCTCGACCGCACCGGCAACGCGCAGCGGGCCATCTTCGCCTTCGAGGTCGCGCAGTACCGGCTCCTCGAGTCCTGGGGGGTCACGCCCGACGCGGTCGCCGGGCACTCGATCGGCGGGATCGCCGCGGCGCACGTCGCCGGGGTGCTGTCGCTGGCGGACGCGTGCACGCTGGTGTCCGCCCGGTCTCGCCTCATGCAGGATCTGCCGGCCGGCGGCGCGATGGTCGCCGTGCAGGCCTCGCCCGACGGGCTGGAGCCGCCCGAGGGTGTCTCGATCGCGGCGATCAACGCGCCCGACGCGATCGTCCTGTCCGGACCGGAGGAGGCGGTGCTCGCTTACGCGGCGCGGTTCGCGCGGACCAGGCGGCTCGCCGTCAGCCACGCGTTCCATTCCGCGCTGATGGAGCCGATGCTGGACGAGTTCGCCGAGGTGCTGCGGGGGCTGACGTTCCACCCGCCGTCGATCACGTGGATCTGCGACACCACCGGGGCGAGCGTCGCCGAGATCGGCCCCGACCACTGGGTCCGGCACGTGCGGGAGACGGTCCGGTTCGCCGACGCCGTGGCTACCCTGCGGGAGGCGCGGATCACCACGTACGTCGAGATCGGCCCGGACGCCGTGCTGACGCCCGCGATCACCGGGGCGACGGTGGTGCCGGCCGGCCGCCGCGACCGCGACGAGGCCGCCGCGCTGCTGGAGGCGGTGGCCCGCCTGCACGGCGCGGGCGTCGCCGTGGACTGGGCCGTGGTGCTGCCCGGCGCGCGGCGGACGCCGCTGCCGACGTACGCGTTCCAGCACCGGCCGTACTGGGTATCCGTGACCCCGTGCGCGCCGCCGCGTACGCCGGAGATCGGCGATGCGGCCGGGCCGGCGCCGGCCGGGCTCGGCGCGTTCGAGCGGGACGAGGTCATCCTCGGCGTCGTGGTGGCCGAGCTGGCCGCGGTGCTTGGCGGCGCGCCGTCGAGGCCGATCGACCCGGCCCGGCCGCTGACCGAGCTGGGCATCACCTCGGTGAACGCCATCGAGCTGCGCAACCGGCTGATGGCGCGTACCGGGGTGACGATGCCCGCGACGCTGGTCTTCGACCACCCGACGCCGCACGCGATCGTGCGGCTGATCCGCACGTCCCTCGCGCCGGCGGCCGACACCCCGGACGAGCTGATCACCCGGCTGGAGCGGTTGCTGGCCGACGGGACCACCCTGGACGCCGCCGCGGCGGCCCGGCTGCGCGCCCTGGCCGGCGCGCGGCTGGATCTCGACGCCGCCGGCGACGACGAGCTGTTCCGTCTCCTGGACAACGCCTAG